Proteins from a single region of Fundulus heteroclitus isolate FHET01 chromosome 12, MU-UCD_Fhet_4.1, whole genome shotgun sequence:
- the LOC105937269 gene encoding cyclin-G2: protein MRDLQGIDGLLLKELKSCCAKEYSFLPRETGLKLMESTSPELHSGVSAKCRDSKVEELWSLTSFFGYRTQTFVQAVNLLDRFLTIMKVQPKHVPCIGVCCLHIAAKMVEEESDVSPTHELIRISQSRFTVSDLSRMEKIISEKLCVDPNAVTALTFLHLYHSAVASLFAEREEIPSIGRLEAQLKACLCRLVFSKAKPSVLALSLIAQDFEALQSATLLKIIQQLQKHLKIGDSELLHWKELVTKCMIEYRSSECNKPDNKKLVWIVSRRTAQNLQTCHFSVPGLPTIPEMSWDESGSEDSGEDVSSGEDSPCGSLGSDGEGAFFPSLFHHCAEG from the exons ATGAGAGATCTCCAGGGCATTGACGGCCTGCTCTTGAAAGAGCTGAAATCATGTTGCGCCAAAGAGTACAGCTTTCTGCCGAGGGAGACGGGCCTGAAGCTGATGGAGTCCACGTCCCCGGAG CTTCACAGCGGCGTGTCTGCAAAATGCCGGGACAGCAAAGTGGAAGAGCTGTGGAGCCTGACCAGCTTCTTTGGCTACAGGACTCAGACCTTTGTGCAAGCCGTCAATCTGCTCGACAGATTTCTCACCATCATGAAG GTGCAGCCCAAACACGTGCCCTGCATCGGCGTGTGCTGTCTGCACATCGCTGCAAAAATGGTCGAGGAGGAGAGCGACGTCTCACCCACCCACGAACTCATTCGCATCAGCCAAAGCAGGTTCACCGTGTCCGACCTCAGCCGCATGGAGAAGATCATTTCTGAGAAACTCTGCGTGGATCCCAACGCGGTGACGGCCCTCACCTTCCTGCACCTCTACCACTCGGCCGTCGCCTCCCTGTTTGCCGAGAG GGAGGAGATCCCAAGCATTGGGAGGCTGGAAGCGCAGCTAAAAGCCTGCTTATGCCGGCTTGTTTTCTCTAAAGCAAAA ccGTCAGTGCTGGCGCTGTCCCTCATCGCTCAGGATTTTGAAGCCCTTCAGTCGGCCACATTGTTGAAGATTATCCAGCaactccaaaagcatctaaag ATCGGTGACAGCGAGCTGCTCCACTGGAAGGAACTCGTGACCAAATGCATGATCGAGTACCGCTCGAGTGAGTGCAACAAACCAGACAACAAGAAGCTTGTTTGGATCGTGTCCCGCAGAACGGCGCAGAATCTGCAGACGTGTCACTTCAGTGTTCCCGGTCTGCCGACTATTCCCGAGATGAGCTGGGACGAGAGCGGGAG CGAGGACTCCGGTGAGGATGTGAGCAGCGGTGAGGACAGTCCATGCGGCTCTTTAGGAAGCGATGGCGAAGGAGCCTTCTTCCCCTCCTTGTTCCACCATTGCGCAGAGGGCTGA
- the LOC105937237 gene encoding sia-alpha-2,3-Gal-beta-1,4-GlcNAc-R:alpha 2,8-sialyltransferase, translating into MVRIAKALGLIILSVVVLILSLISYVSLRKDSLFGSNKYPGGPRIMFHAGFRSQFAMNFLDPSFIPLTNALNEELQGKPYKWKFNRTAYYQQKKEIFNYIDIPKNFSLTKNSVRVGQLMHFDYSSHKYVFSISNNFKSLLPETSPILNKHYSTCAVVGNSGILTGSHCGPEIDQADFVFRCNFAPTEVYSKDVGKKTNLTTFNPSILERYYNNLLTIQDRNNFFLNLKKLEGAILWIPAFFLHTSATVTRTLVDFFVEHKGQLKVELAWPGNIMHDVNKYWKTKNLSPKRLSTGILMYTLAYAMCDEIHLYGFWPFGWDPNTGKELPYHYYDKKGTKFTTKWQETHQLPSEFKLLYKLHREGVTKLSLTHCT; encoded by the exons ATGGTCCGCATCGCCAAGGCCCTGGGTTTGATCATCCTGAGCGTCGTTGTGCTCATCCTGTCGCTCATCAGCTACGTGTCTCTGAGAAAAGACAGCCTCTTCGGCTCCAACAAATACCCGGGGGGCCCGCGGATTATGTTCCACGCAGGCTTTCG gTCTCAGTTTGCCATGAATTTCCTGGACCCGTCTTTCATCCCACTGACAAATGCCTTGAATGAGGAACTCCAAGGAAAACCATACAAGTGGAAGTTCAACCGGACAGCATATTACCAGCAGAA GAAAGAAATCTTCAACTACATCGACATTCCCAAGAACTTCTCCCTAACTAAGAACAGTGTACGCGTGGGCCAGCTGATGCACTTTGACTACTCCAGCCACAAGTATGTCTTCTCCATCAGTAACAACTTCAAGTCCTTACTCCCTGAGACCTCCCCCATCCTCAACAAGCACTACAGCACGTGTGCTGTGGTGGGAAACAGCGGCATCCTGACTGGGAGCCACTGCGGTCCCGAGATTGACCAAGCTGACTTCGTCTTCCGCTGCAACTTCGCTCCCACGGAGGTCTACTCCAAAGACGTGGGCAAAAAGACCAACCTGACTACGTTTAACCCCAGCATCTTGGAGAGATACTACAACAACCTGCTGACCATTCAAGACAGGAATAACTTCTTCCTCAACCtgaagaagctagagggagccATCCTCTGGATCCCTGCCTTCTTTCTTCACACCTCTGCCACAGTAACCCGAACCCTGGTGGACTTCTTTGTGGAGCACAAGGGCCAACTGAAGGTTGAATTGGCCTGGCCAGGAAACATCATGCATGACGTCAACAA ATACTGGAAAACTAAGAACCTCTCTCCCAAACGTCTGAGCACGGGGATCCTTATGTACACCCTGGCCTACGCCATGTGTGACGAAATCCACCTCTACGGCTTCTGGCCCTTCGGATGGGATCCCAACACAGGCAAGGAGTTGCCTTACCATTACTATGACAAGAAAGGGACCAAATTCACCACAAAGTGGCAGGAGACGCACCAGCTGCCCAGCGAATTCAAACTGCTCTATAAGCTTCACAGGGAAGGCGTGACCAAACTCAGCCTAACACACTGCACATAG